In Clostridium thermosuccinogenes, the genomic stretch GCCTTACAGGATGCCTTGGAGTCAAGAAATATTCCCACAAGGGTGCAGACTGCCATAGAAATGAGACAGATAGCTGAGCCGTACATCAGAAGGAGAGCAGTAAGGCATCTGGAGAAGAAAAGAATTGTCATCTTTGCTTGCGGTACAGGCAATCCGTACTTTACTACAGATACAACCACCGCATTGAGAGCTGCCGAAATAGATGCGGAAGTCATACTCATGGCTAAGAATGTTGATGGCATATATGACAGCGATCCGGTAAAAAACCCGGATGCAAAAAAATTCGACAAGCTGTCTTATATGGACATCCTCGGAAACCGACTTGGAGCCATGGATTCGACAGCTACATCCCTTTGTATGGATAACAACATACCGATTATATTTTTTGGTCTCGATAAGCCGGAAAATATTGTGAAGGTGGTACTTGGCGAAAATATAGGAACGATTATTTCTTAAAGAAAGGGAGGATTTTATGGTAAAGGACGATTATAAGCCTTTTGAAGAAAAAATGAAAAAAACCATCAGCGTGCTCAAGGAAGAACTGGCAGGCTTAAGGGCGGGAAGAGCCAATCCGGCGATACTGGATAAAGTAACCATTGATTATTACGGAACTCCCACCCCCATCAATCAGTTGGGCAATATATCAGTTCCCGAGGCCAGGGTTATTTTGATACAGCCTTGGGATGCAAAGATTTTGAAGGAAATTGAAAAAGCCATTCAGAAATCGGATATCGGAATTAACCCTAATAATGACGGAAAGGTAATAAGGCTGGTATTCCCACCTCTGACCGAGGAAAGAAGAAAAGAGCTTACCAAAGTGGCAAAGAAACATGGCGAGGATGCAAAGGTTGCCATCCGTTCGATAAGAAGGGATGCAATAGAGCATTTCAAAGCCCTTAAGAAAAAGAGCGAGATTTCTGAAGATGATCTTAAGGTTGCTGAGAAAGATATGCAGAATATCACCGATAAGTACATAAGTGAAATAGATAAAATTGTAGAAATCAAGGAAAAGGAAATCCTTGAGGTATAGATCGGACGATGGGCGGTATGAAAGCTGAAGGAAGCAGCAATCGGCATGCGGCAATACCGGACGTTGCCGGCTATACTTTTAAGAGAGCGGCCAAGCTTCTTGAGGAATCGGGAGTGGCTATACGGGCTGTGAAGATTGCTGCCCAACCAAAGGAAACAATTATGGAGCATGACGATACATTTAGGGTTATTAAGGTCAAACCCCTGGATGATAATACGGTAGAATTGCTTGTTTGCAAACCCCTCTGATACATGAGGGGTTATTTATTATTTTCTTAGTACCGGTCCAATATTTGTTAAAACAGTTTCAATAATTTTGCTTCTATATTATAATATTGGCGATGGGGTTTAACTAAATTGGCTATGGAGCAGCTGGAGGAATAGGTGTTGTTTTTTAAAGGCTTGTTTAGAAAGAAAAAGCACGAAATTGATTACGGCAAATTGCCGGAACACATTGCAATTATAATGGACGGTAACGGAAGATGGGCCAAAAAAAGAGGCTTGTCAAGAAGCATAGGGCACAGGGAAGGGTCTAATACCTTGAAAAAGATCGTAACCTTCTGTGAAGAGATCGGCATAAAATACCTTACAGTCTATGCCTTTTCGACGGAGAACTGGAAGAGGCCTAAAAGTGAGGTTGATTCCCTGATGTCTTTATTAAAGGAGTATTTAAAGAATGCGGACAAGGAGCTGTCAGGTAAAAATGTGCGCATTAATGTTATAGGTGATATCAGCAGACTTTCTCCCGAGATTCAGGCATTGACGAAGAAGGTAATGAAGTCCACCTCCCGTAATACAGGCATGCTTTTGAATATTGCGTTGAATTATGGGGGAAGGGATGAGATTTTAAAGGCAGTTAAAGCTATTGCCAAGGAAACGGCGGCAGGAAAGATTTCTGCTGATGATATAGATGAAAAAATGATTTCGGACCATCTTTATACTTCAGGGATTCCAGATCCGGACCTGCTGATAAGGACCAGCGGAGAAAAGAGGCTGAGCAATTTTCTTATCTGGCAGAGTGCATATAGTGAGTTCTGGTTTACCGACGTACTCTGGCCTGATTTCAAAAAGGAAAACATGTTGGAGGCGATATATGCCTACCAAAATAGGGACAGGCGATATGGGGGTATTTAATTGTTGAGAAAAAAGGATATTAACACGATGAAGACTAGGATTATAAGTGCGGTAATAGGATTGGTGCTGCTTTTTGCGGTTGTCCTGTCGGGGAAGTACCTCCTGGGAATAGGAATATTCATCCTTGCACTCATAGGTGTTCATGAATTTTATAATGCCATTGGGAAGGCAGGCTACAAGCCGGTAAGAATAATCGGATATATTTCCTGCCTGCCTATACTTTTTATCGGGATGGGTGTCACTTCCGCCAAAGTATACAGCTATATCAGCTTATTTAAGTCTATAAATTACTTTTCTCTGGGAATGTATGCGGCTTTAGTGTTTCTGTTTGCCATGACAATATTTTTACATGACAGGTATAACATTGCAGACATAGCACTGACGCTTTTTGGAGCTTTTTATGTGGCTTTTCTGTTCTCCTTCGTGCCGCTGACCAGGAACTTGCCAAATGGAAGCTACTTTATATGGATGGTGTTCATAGGCGCTTTTGTGACGGATACCTTCGCATATTTTACGGGAGTCTTTTTCGGCAAAACAAAGTTCCTGCCTGCCATAAGCGCCAATAAAACCCTGGAAGGCTCGATAGGAGGAATTATCGGGTGTACGGTGATGATGGTCCTTTACGGAATGTTTATAAATTCCTATAGTCCTGTAAATCCTGATATTCCACTGTACCATTTTGCCATTCTGGGGCTTTTAAGCGGAGTCCTTTCCCAGATAGGCGACTGGTCCGCTTCGGCTATAAAGAGATATGTTAAGATCAAGGATTATGGAAAGATCATGCCGGGGCATGGAGGGGTGCTGGACAGGTTTGACAGCATACTCTTTATAGCTCCTGTAGTTTATTTCTACTTAAGCTTTGTGATACTTGCATGAGTATCAACAACCGAACAGGGAGATAGGATAAATGGCTAAGAAAATAGCAATTTTGGGTTCAACCGGGTCAATAGGCATACAGACTTTGGATGTAGCCCGCAATTTAGGAATAGAAGTGCTGGGACTGACAGCAAACAAAAATATTGAGCTTTTGGAAAAACAAGCGAGAGAGTTTAAACCCCAGGCTGTGGCGGTGGCGGATGAAAAGCTCGCCAATTTGCTGTATGAAAGGCTCAGAGATTTGAATATAGAGGTATATGGAGGAGTTGACGGACTGAAAAAAGTTGCGTCAATGGATGGTACGGATACAGTGGTATCCTCTGTTGTGGGAATTGCCGGATTGCTTCCGACAATAGCAGCGATAGAAAAAGGCAAGGATATTGCCCTGGCCAACAAGGAAACTCTTGTAACTGCAGGAGCTATAGTCATGTCCATGGCAAGGAGCCGCAATGTAAGAATATTTCCTGTAGATAGCGAGCATTCGGCTATTTTTCAATGCCTTGCGGCAAATGACAAAAAGGATCTCGCCAGGATAATCCTGACAGCTTCCGGAGGGCCATTCAGAGGCATGAGCTATGAGGAGCTGGAGAAGGTTACTGTCGAGCAGGCGTTGAAGCATCCAAACTGGAGTATGGGCAGCAAGATCACCATAGATTCTGCGACGCTCATGAACAAGGGCTTTGAGGTTATAGAAGCAAGATGGCTGTTTGATGTAGGTGCTGACAAGATACAGGTTCTTGTACATCCTCAGAGCATAATCCATTCCATGGTTGAATATGTGGATGGATCGATCATTGCCCAATTGGGGGCGCCTGATATGCGCATTCCCATTCAACTGGCCCTTACATACCCGGCCAGGATGCCCAATGATTTCTCAAAGCTGGATTTCTTAAAGGTAGGAAGCTTAACTTTCGAAGATCCCTGCTATAGGACTTTTCCATGCCTGAGGCTTTCCTTTGAGGCTCTTAATGCCGGAGGTACAATGCCGGCTGTTTTAAATGCTGCCAATGAAATTTCTGTAAATTTATTTTTAAAAGGAAAAATCGGTTTTAACGACATTTCCCGAATAAATGAAAAGGTGATGGATAAACACATTTTGAATATTAGTCCAAGCATAGATGATATAATAGATAGTGACGTGTGGGCCAGGAAGAAAGCAATGGAATTGGCCGCGTCCATTAACTGATTCTGGAGGTAATTTATGAATATATTTATTGCTGTAATCGCACTGAGCTTTCTGATACTTGTCCATGAGTTCGGACATTTCATCGCGGCAAAGCTTTCAGGGATAAAAGTCGAGGAGTTTTCGCTTTTTATGGGCCCAAAACTCTTTGGAATACAGCGGGGAGAGACTATGTATTCAGTACGCCTCGTTCCCCTTGGTGGTTATGTTAAGATGGAAGGTGAAGAGGAAGCATCGGACGATGAAAGGGCTTTTAACAAAAAGCCGATACCGGTAAGGATGGCTGTGATATTCGCCGGACCTTTAATGAACCTTCTGATTGCAGTGATTTTTGTCGCTATAGTGTTTTCTGCAAGCGGTTTCAGCACGACGGAAATATCCAGTGTGGCACCGGATTCACCGGCCTATGCGGCAGGGATTAGAAATGGTGATACCATTGTAAGCTATAACGGTAAAAGGATATATCATCCGTCGGATTATGTTCTCTTTTCCTATACACAAAACAATGAACCTGTAAAGATTGGCATCAAGCGGGATAAAGAAATTATTGAAGTCATGGTGACTCCGGAGGTGATCCCGGCTAAAACCAGCTATATACTGGGATTTACCCCCAAAGAAAGCGAAGGACCGGAATCCAACGTGGTAGCTTCCGTGCTTTCGGGTACAGATGCGGAGAAAGCCGGGCTTAAAGCCGGGGACAGGATAGTCGGATTAAACGATGTGGAAATAACTAGCAGGCAGGATATTGCGGATTTCATGGCTAAAAACAATGATGCTCCGGTTCAGGTAACGGTGGAAAGAGGCGGTCAGAAGCTCACTCTTGTGATAAAACCTGCCCTCCAGACAACAAAAGAGACTATTTCCATAGGTATAAACAGGTTTAAATATGCCCGGGGCAACCTGCTGGAGAATATAAAGCAGTCGGTCATATATAACTATTCTACGGCAAGGAGTGTCTACTACTCTTTTTTGTACCTTATACAAAGGAAGGTTCCTGCCAATGAGATGATGGGACCGATAGGGATAGTTACAACAATAGGTGAAACAGTTGAAATGAGCCAGACCATTAAGGATAAACTGGTTAACCTTGTGGGTATAACTTCCCTTATAAGCGTAAATCTGGGAATTATGAACCTTATTCCGTTTCCGGCTCTGGACGGAAGCAAGATAATCATTCTCATCATAGAGGCCATCAGAAGAAAGGCAATGCCTCCTGAAAAGGAAGCGATAATCTCAATGGTGGGCCTGGTGCTTCTGCTTGTGCTTATGGTTTTTGCGACATCCAATGATATAATGAGGATATTCGGTGCCGGGTAAATAAAGAAAAGATAAAAGATTTTATTTCTAAAAACCGGGGACGGCCTGCAGGAATCCAGACTTATCAGCAGTTCGTCCCTTTACATAACTTATGAAAAGAAGGTAATAAAATGCATGATAGCTATATAAAACGCAAACCTACAAAGAAGATCCGAGTGGGAGATATATTTATCGGGGGAGATGCCCCGATAACAGTTCAATCCATGACCAATACCGACACGAGAGATGCGGCGTCCACAATAGAACAGATAAAAAGGCTGGAAGAAGCCGGTTGTGATATTGTCAGGGTGGCAGTTCCCGATAATGAAGCGGCAGCTGCCATAGCGAAGATAAAAAAGGCAATAAGTATACCACTGGTAGCCGATATCCATTTTGATTACCGCCTTGCCCTGGCCAGCATGGAAAACGGTGCCGATAAAATCAGGCTTAATCCGGGAAACATAGGGGGCAGGGACAGGGTCAAGGCTGTCGTGGAGCAGGCGAAGCAAAGAGGCATACCCATACGGATTGGAGTAAATTCAGGATCGGTAGAAAAGCCCATCCTTGAAAAATACGGTGGGGTTACGCCAGAGGGCATGGTGGAGAGTGCCTTGAACCATGCCGCTATTCTGGAAGATTTTGATTTTGACAATATCGTCTTCTCAATCAAAGCTTCCAGTGTGCCTATGACTATTGCGGCCTACCGCCTGATGTCGGAAAAGTCCCGGTATCCTCTGCATATTGGCGTCACTGAAGCCGGAACTATCAACAGGGGTACGATAAAATCCTCTGTTGGTCTGGGATGCCTTCTGGCAGAAGGTATTGGGGATACCATAAGGGTATCTCTTACCGGAGACCCGGTGGAAGAGGTCAGGGTGGGACTGGAGATTTTGAAGTCTCTTGGACTTATGACCGGAGGAATAAATTTTGTTTCCTGCCCTACCTGCGGAAGGTGTCAGGTGGACTTGATACGCATCGCCAACGAGGTGGAAGAAAAATTAAGGCCTTTGAAAAAGAACATAAAAGTGGCAGTAATGGGCTGTGCCGTAAACGGTCCGGGAGAAGCCAGAGAAGCAGATATTGGAATTGCCGGAGGGAAAGGCGAGGTGCTTCTTTTCAAAAAAGGAAAAGTCGTAAGGAAGATTCCCCAGGAAATAGCCGTTGAGGAGTTGCTGAGGGAGATAGAGAACGACTTCTAACAAACAAAGGACAAACATCAAAGGGGTAGTTTAAGGTGCAGAACGTAGCAACAAGCAATGGAAAGCTGTTGGACTTGTTTCCTGAAATCAGGCTGGAAGAGGATGTTTACAACCTTCTGGCCAATCTTTCGATACAGAATATAAATGTTTACAGAAAATCCAGAAAGCTTGAGATATTCACTTTATCAAGGGAATTAATTCCGGCAGAAGTCATACTGAATCTGGAACGAAATCTGGAAAAAAGCTTTAATCTGGAATCGGTGGGAATAAAGGTCAAATATGATTTGGATATGTCTCCGGAGAAAAAACTGGAGCTGTATCAGGACAGTATAATACATATGGCCAGCAAAGAGGTGGCCATGTGCCGCGGAATTCTCGCAGGCAGCAGATGGGAGCTTGCGGACAAAAAGCTGATGATCCGGCTAGGCACAAAAGGAGAAAACATATTGAAGTCCAAGGCCTGCGACAGCCTGATCGAGAGAATCATCGAGGAGTGCTTTTCTTTTAAGGTTAAGGTAGAATTTATTGATTGTGAGATGGATGAACAGTTGAAAGAAGAATATATCAGGCAAAAATCTGATGTGGAAGCCAAAATTATCAGCAAAGTCATAACCGGAGCATCTGTTGCTGAGAACAAGCCGGAGTACAAGGTTTCACAAAATGGACGGAAGGATGAACAGCAGGAAGGAAAAAGCTCTGATGTGATTTTGGGTAAGAATTTCAGCGACAGCATTATTAAAATGTCGGAGGTGACCCAGGACTCGGGGAAGGTATCCGTATGCGGCGAAATTTTCAGGGTCGAGTTCAAGGAAATACGGGGAGAACGTTATATATGCACTTTTGATATCACCGATAAAACCAATTCCCTTACTGCAAAGTTTTTTATCAAAAAGAATGATTATGACCTTATGAAGGAGCTGGTGAAGGAAGGGACCTATGTAAAACTCCGCGGAGAGGTGCAGTATGACAAGTTTGCGCGGGAGATCGTGATAATGGCTTCCGATATAGTGGAGGAAAAGAAGCCGGTAAGAATAGATGATGCGGAAGTCAAGAGGGTGGAGCTTCACCTTCACACGCAGATGAGTGCGATGGATGGAGTTACATCGGCAGCCGATCTGGTGAAGAGGGCGGCAAAATGGGGCCACAAGGCTATTGCCATTACCGACCACGGAGTGGTGCAGGCCTATCCCGATGCCTACAGCACAGCAAAAAAGGAAAATATAAAAATCATATATGGAGTTGAGGCATACCTTTTGGATGACAGGATACCTGTGGTATACAATCCTAAGGATCAATGCCTGGACGACTCCTTTGTGGTTTTTGACATTGAAACCACCGGCCTTGATGCGGAAAAAGACAAGATAACGGAGATAGGAGCCGTAAAAATAAAGGGAGGAAAGATAGTCGACAGGTTCAGCACCTTTGTAAACCCGGAAGTTCCGATACCGGCCCATATAACAAAGCTCACCGGAATAACTGATGAGATGGTAAAGGATGCTCCGGTGATAAGCGCTGCTTTGGATGAATTTCTGCGCTTCTCGGAGGGCAGCGTGCTGGTTGCCCACAATGCCAATTTTGATGTGGGGTTCATCAGGCACAATTGCCGGGTGCTGGGGAAGGATGCCACATTTACCGTTTTGGACACCCTTCAGCTTTGCAGAAACCTGTTTCCGGAGCTGGGAAGGCACAAGCTCAATATTGTGGCAAAACATCTGGGAGTGTCCCTGGAAAACCATCACCGTGCCGTAGACGATTCAAAAGCGACGGCCGATATCCTTCTTATTTGCTTTGATAAGCTGAAGGAGAGAGGTATACATGCTATAAGCGAGATAGATACAGCTTTTGAGGGCAACTACGATTTCACAAAGGCTGCATCCTACCATGCCGTAATACTGGTCAAAAATACGGTGGGTTTGAAGAACCTTTACAAGCTGATATCCCGGTCCCATCTGGAATATTTCCATAAAAAGCCCAGGGTTCCCAGAAAGCTTTTTATGGAATACAGGGAAGGACTGATAATCGGTTCTGCCTGTGAAGCAGGAGAGCTTTACACGGCAATCGTTAACAAAAAATCGGAAGAGGAAGTGGAGCGCATAGCTTCCTTCTATGACTATCTTGAGATACAGCCCTTGGGGAACAACCGATTCCTGG encodes the following:
- a CDS encoding phosphatidate cytidylyltransferase, coding for MKTRIISAVIGLVLLFAVVLSGKYLLGIGIFILALIGVHEFYNAIGKAGYKPVRIIGYISCLPILFIGMGVTSAKVYSYISLFKSINYFSLGMYAALVFLFAMTIFLHDRYNIADIALTLFGAFYVAFLFSFVPLTRNLPNGSYFIWMVFIGAFVTDTFAYFTGVFFGKTKFLPAISANKTLEGSIGGIIGCTVMMVLYGMFINSYSPVNPDIPLYHFAILGLLSGVLSQIGDWSASAIKRYVKIKDYGKIMPGHGGVLDRFDSILFIAPVVYFYLSFVILA
- the rseP gene encoding RIP metalloprotease RseP, with the protein product MNIFIAVIALSFLILVHEFGHFIAAKLSGIKVEEFSLFMGPKLFGIQRGETMYSVRLVPLGGYVKMEGEEEASDDERAFNKKPIPVRMAVIFAGPLMNLLIAVIFVAIVFSASGFSTTEISSVAPDSPAYAAGIRNGDTIVSYNGKRIYHPSDYVLFSYTQNNEPVKIGIKRDKEIIEVMVTPEVIPAKTSYILGFTPKESEGPESNVVASVLSGTDAEKAGLKAGDRIVGLNDVEITSRQDIADFMAKNNDAPVQVTVERGGQKLTLVIKPALQTTKETISIGINRFKYARGNLLENIKQSVIYNYSTARSVYYSFLYLIQRKVPANEMMGPIGIVTTIGETVEMSQTIKDKLVNLVGITSLISVNLGIMNLIPFPALDGSKIIILIIEAIRRKAMPPEKEAIISMVGLVLLLVLMVFATSNDIMRIFGAG
- a CDS encoding isoprenyl transferase — translated: MLFFKGLFRKKKHEIDYGKLPEHIAIIMDGNGRWAKKRGLSRSIGHREGSNTLKKIVTFCEEIGIKYLTVYAFSTENWKRPKSEVDSLMSLLKEYLKNADKELSGKNVRINVIGDISRLSPEIQALTKKVMKSTSRNTGMLLNIALNYGGRDEILKAVKAIAKETAAGKISADDIDEKMISDHLYTSGIPDPDLLIRTSGEKRLSNFLIWQSAYSEFWFTDVLWPDFKKENMLEAIYAYQNRDRRYGGI
- the pyrH gene encoding UMP kinase, producing MQTPKYKRIILKLSGEALAGEKKAGIDENYLSLICDKISEVYKLGVEIAIVVGGGNFWRGRSGKSMDRTTADHMGMLATVINALALQDALESRNIPTRVQTAIEMRQIAEPYIRRRAVRHLEKKRIVIFACGTGNPYFTTDTTTALRAAEIDAEVILMAKNVDGIYDSDPVKNPDAKKFDKLSYMDILGNRLGAMDSTATSLCMDNNIPIIFFGLDKPENIVKVVLGENIGTIIS
- a CDS encoding 1-deoxy-D-xylulose-5-phosphate reductoisomerase, producing MAKKIAILGSTGSIGIQTLDVARNLGIEVLGLTANKNIELLEKQAREFKPQAVAVADEKLANLLYERLRDLNIEVYGGVDGLKKVASMDGTDTVVSSVVGIAGLLPTIAAIEKGKDIALANKETLVTAGAIVMSMARSRNVRIFPVDSEHSAIFQCLAANDKKDLARIILTASGGPFRGMSYEELEKVTVEQALKHPNWSMGSKITIDSATLMNKGFEVIEARWLFDVGADKIQVLVHPQSIIHSMVEYVDGSIIAQLGAPDMRIPIQLALTYPARMPNDFSKLDFLKVGSLTFEDPCYRTFPCLRLSFEALNAGGTMPAVLNAANEISVNLFLKGKIGFNDISRINEKVMDKHILNISPSIDDIIDSDVWARKKAMELAASIN
- the frr gene encoding ribosome recycling factor — translated: MVKDDYKPFEEKMKKTISVLKEELAGLRAGRANPAILDKVTIDYYGTPTPINQLGNISVPEARVILIQPWDAKILKEIEKAIQKSDIGINPNNDGKVIRLVFPPLTEERRKELTKVAKKHGEDAKVAIRSIRRDAIEHFKALKKKSEISEDDLKVAEKDMQNITDKYISEIDKIVEIKEKEILEV
- the ispG gene encoding flavodoxin-dependent (E)-4-hydroxy-3-methylbut-2-enyl-diphosphate synthase — protein: MHDSYIKRKPTKKIRVGDIFIGGDAPITVQSMTNTDTRDAASTIEQIKRLEEAGCDIVRVAVPDNEAAAAIAKIKKAISIPLVADIHFDYRLALASMENGADKIRLNPGNIGGRDRVKAVVEQAKQRGIPIRIGVNSGSVEKPILEKYGGVTPEGMVESALNHAAILEDFDFDNIVFSIKASSVPMTIAAYRLMSEKSRYPLHIGVTEAGTINRGTIKSSVGLGCLLAEGIGDTIRVSLTGDPVEEVRVGLEILKSLGLMTGGINFVSCPTCGRCQVDLIRIANEVEEKLRPLKKNIKVAVMGCAVNGPGEAREADIGIAGGKGEVLLFKKGKVVRKIPQEIAVEELLREIENDF